A single region of the Sorghum bicolor cultivar BTx623 chromosome 9, Sorghum_bicolor_NCBIv3, whole genome shotgun sequence genome encodes:
- the LOC8077951 gene encoding uncharacterized protein LOC8077951 isoform X6: MHMAGGGGDRRGLAVVLGGVVALRKAATRGDAERIAGSMLALPAPWRATSIRLSLFSRKGHTYWNLGIEGSQNFVFLDFTDGSVLIWFSWNEEKWLTSNHVSRDQNDSLRQNT, from the exons ATGCACATGGCAGGGGGCGGTGGCGACCGTCGTGGGTTGGCCGTTGTGTTGGGTGGTGTGGTGGCGTTGAGGAAGGCTGCCACGCGTGGAGATGCTGAGCGCATCGCAGGATCCATGTTGGCCTTGCCGGCTCCATGGAGAGCGACGTCGATCAG GTTATCATTGTTCTCAAGAAAGGGGCATACCTATTGGAATTTGGGCATAGAAGGAAGCCAAAATTTTGTGTTCTTGGACTTTACG GATGGATCAGTACTAATATGGTTCTCATGGAATGAGGAGAAGTGGTTAACGTCAAACCATGTGTCCAGAGACCAG
- the LOC8077951 gene encoding uncharacterized protein LOC8077951 isoform X4 — MHMAGGGGDRRGLAVVLGGVVALRKAATRGDAERIAGSMLALPAPWRATSIRLSLFSRKGHTYWNLGIEGSQNFVFLDFTDGSVLIWFSWNEEKWLTSNHVSRDQNDSLRQNTIR; from the exons ATGCACATGGCAGGGGGCGGTGGCGACCGTCGTGGGTTGGCCGTTGTGTTGGGTGGTGTGGTGGCGTTGAGGAAGGCTGCCACGCGTGGAGATGCTGAGCGCATCGCAGGATCCATGTTGGCCTTGCCGGCTCCATGGAGAGCGACGTCGATCAG GTTATCATTGTTCTCAAGAAAGGGGCATACCTATTGGAATTTGGGCATAGAAGGAAGCCAAAATTTTGTGTTCTTGGACTTTACG GATGGATCAGTACTAATATGGTTCTCATGGAATGAGGAGAAGTGGTTAACGTCAAACCATGTGTCCAGAGACCAG
- the LOC8077951 gene encoding uncharacterized protein LOC8077951 isoform X5: MHMAGGGGDRRGLAVVLGGVVALRKAATRGDAERIAGSMLALPAPWRATSIRLSLFSRKGHTYWNLGIEGSQNFVFLDFTDGSVLIWFSWNEEKWLTSNHVSRDQNDSLRQNTI; encoded by the exons ATGCACATGGCAGGGGGCGGTGGCGACCGTCGTGGGTTGGCCGTTGTGTTGGGTGGTGTGGTGGCGTTGAGGAAGGCTGCCACGCGTGGAGATGCTGAGCGCATCGCAGGATCCATGTTGGCCTTGCCGGCTCCATGGAGAGCGACGTCGATCAG GTTATCATTGTTCTCAAGAAAGGGGCATACCTATTGGAATTTGGGCATAGAAGGAAGCCAAAATTTTGTGTTCTTGGACTTTACG GATGGATCAGTACTAATATGGTTCTCATGGAATGAGGAGAAGTGGTTAACGTCAAACCATGTGTCCAGAGACCAG